A single Dunckerocampus dactyliophorus isolate RoL2022-P2 chromosome 2, RoL_Ddac_1.1, whole genome shotgun sequence DNA region contains:
- the bpnt2 gene encoding inositol monophosphatase 3 isoform X1: MAPMGIRLSPLGVAVFCLVGVGILYHLYAEVISSRLAAFRRKKNIDVRELLAASVEAAVLGGKEVKKVRAENSLKEKSKGKTKEGANELLTLGDLLSHRKMYNLLRNTFPEVTVISEEHDNLVDQAAVWSRVIPAEILDKIEGGKEVPAERVTVWIDPLDATQEYTENLVKYVTTMVCVAVDGKPVIGVIHQPFTGFTAWALVHQGSNMSVRSAYSVSPPKVIVSRSHSGKVRSYIHDAFGNSTAIIQAGGAGYKVLSLLQMPPGDKEAIDQADVYIHITFIKKWDICAGAALLTAMGGHMTSLKGEDIDYSGTPLTKGGLVASVSVDHKAILGRLPNWDPDQQ, from the exons ATGGCTCCCATGGGCATCCGCCTGTCACCGCTCGGCGTGGCCGTCTTCTGCCTTGTCGGAGTGGGCATTTTGTACCACCTTTACGCCGAGGTCATCTCCAGCAGACTGGCAGCTTTCAG gAGGAAGAAGAACATAGATGTTAGAGAACTTCTGGCTGCATCCGTGGAGGCTGCAGTTCTTGGAGGCAAAGAG GTGAAGAAGGTGCGTGCCGAAAACAGTTTGAAGGAGAAGTCCAAGGGCAAGACAAAGGAGGGGGCCAACGAGCTTCTGACTCTGGGTGACCTGCTGTCGCATAGAAAGATGTACAACCTTCTCAGGAACACCTTCCCTGAGGTCACG GTAATCAGCGAGGAACATGACAACTTGGTAGATCAGGCCGCCGTCTGGAGTCGGGTCATTCCAGCGGAGATACTCGACAAGATTGAAGGAGGCAAGGAAGTTCCTGCTGAGCGTGTCACGGTGTGGATCGATCCTCTAGATGCCACGCAGGAATATACAG AGAACCTAGTGAAGTACGTGACCACGATGGTGTGTGTGGCTGTGGACGGTAAACCAGTGATAGGGGTCATACACCAGCCGTTCACCGGCTTCACTG CGTGGGCTCTGGTGCATCAGGGATCCAACATGTCTGTTCGCTCAGCCTACAGCGTCAGCCCTCCTAAAGTCATCGTGTCGCGTTCCCACTCAGGGAAAGTCAGAAGCTATATCCACGATGCTTTTGGAAACAGTACAGCCATCATACAAGCAGGAGGAGCAG GGTATAAGGTCCTGTCACTCTTGCAAATGCCGCCAGGTGATAAAGAGGCCATAGACCAAGCCGATGTTTACATTCACAtcactttcattaaaaaatgggACATCTGTGCTGGTGCAGCACTTCTGACTGCAATGg GGGGACACATGACATCTCTGAAGGGAGAGGACATTGACTACAGCGGGACGCCTCTCACCAAAGGAGGACTGGTGGCCAGCGTGAGTGTGGATCATAAGGCCATACTGGGGAGGCTGCCAAACTGGGATCCTGATCAGCAGTGA
- the bpnt2 gene encoding inositol monophosphatase 3 isoform X2, translating to MAPMGIRLSPLGVAVFCLVGVGILYHLYAEVISSRLAAFRRKKNIDVRELLAASVEAAVLGGKEVKKVRAENSLKEKSKGKTKEGANELLTLGDLLSHRKMYNLLRNTFPEVTVISEEHDNLVDQAAVWSRVIPAEILDKIEGGKEVPAERVTVWIDPLDATQEYTENLVKYVTTMVCVAVDGKPVIGVIHQPFTGFTAWALVHQGSNMSVRSAYSVSPPKVIVSRSHSGKVRSYIHDAFGNSTAIIQAGGAGGHMTSLKGEDIDYSGTPLTKGGLVASVSVDHKAILGRLPNWDPDQQ from the exons ATGGCTCCCATGGGCATCCGCCTGTCACCGCTCGGCGTGGCCGTCTTCTGCCTTGTCGGAGTGGGCATTTTGTACCACCTTTACGCCGAGGTCATCTCCAGCAGACTGGCAGCTTTCAG gAGGAAGAAGAACATAGATGTTAGAGAACTTCTGGCTGCATCCGTGGAGGCTGCAGTTCTTGGAGGCAAAGAG GTGAAGAAGGTGCGTGCCGAAAACAGTTTGAAGGAGAAGTCCAAGGGCAAGACAAAGGAGGGGGCCAACGAGCTTCTGACTCTGGGTGACCTGCTGTCGCATAGAAAGATGTACAACCTTCTCAGGAACACCTTCCCTGAGGTCACG GTAATCAGCGAGGAACATGACAACTTGGTAGATCAGGCCGCCGTCTGGAGTCGGGTCATTCCAGCGGAGATACTCGACAAGATTGAAGGAGGCAAGGAAGTTCCTGCTGAGCGTGTCACGGTGTGGATCGATCCTCTAGATGCCACGCAGGAATATACAG AGAACCTAGTGAAGTACGTGACCACGATGGTGTGTGTGGCTGTGGACGGTAAACCAGTGATAGGGGTCATACACCAGCCGTTCACCGGCTTCACTG CGTGGGCTCTGGTGCATCAGGGATCCAACATGTCTGTTCGCTCAGCCTACAGCGTCAGCCCTCCTAAAGTCATCGTGTCGCGTTCCCACTCAGGGAAAGTCAGAAGCTATATCCACGATGCTTTTGGAAACAGTACAGCCATCATACAAGCAGGAGGAGCAG GGGGACACATGACATCTCTGAAGGGAGAGGACATTGACTACAGCGGGACGCCTCTCACCAAAGGAGGACTGGTGGCCAGCGTGAGTGTGGATCATAAGGCCATACTGGGGAGGCTGCCAAACTGGGATCCTGATCAGCAGTGA